A part of Paenibacillus sp. IHBB 10380 genomic DNA contains:
- a CDS encoding alpha/beta fold hydrolase yields the protein MEKVNCDGNIICYVEQGQGEPIVLLHGYCGSSEYWEKVAPILSAKYRCIMPDLRGHGRSDAPMGAYTIEQMADDLLNLLDELNIPKVTLLGHSLGGYITLSFAQRYASRLDGFSLIHSTTYPDSDEGKEKRMNAVSTIQNEGITAFVDSLVPNLFAPDHVLSSPELVERVKEIGYKTPPQGASGVAMAMRERPDRRDVLSATVLPVLLVAGEQDGVITPDKIFTVDHPNVTQVTIAGAGHMSMLETPEELADIIMSYLEKVKS from the coding sequence ATGGAAAAAGTAAACTGCGATGGAAATATCATCTGTTATGTAGAACAAGGACAGGGAGAGCCTATCGTGCTTTTGCACGGATATTGCGGAAGTTCTGAATACTGGGAAAAAGTAGCTCCGATATTGTCAGCTAAGTATCGGTGTATCATGCCAGATTTGCGTGGTCATGGACGTTCAGACGCTCCTATGGGTGCTTATACAATTGAACAAATGGCTGATGATCTCCTGAATTTATTAGATGAATTAAATATTCCCAAAGTCACACTTTTAGGTCATTCCCTAGGTGGATATATTACGTTATCTTTTGCTCAAAGATATGCCTCACGACTCGATGGTTTCTCGCTGATCCATTCAACAACCTACCCAGATAGTGATGAGGGGAAAGAGAAGCGTATGAATGCGGTCAGTACGATTCAAAATGAAGGGATTACAGCTTTTGTAGATAGCTTAGTTCCTAATCTTTTTGCTCCAGATCATGTACTGTCCAGTCCAGAGCTTGTGGAACGAGTGAAGGAGATTGGTTATAAGACACCGCCACAAGGAGCATCAGGCGTTGCGATGGCTATGCGAGAACGTCCAGATCGCAGAGATGTTCTATCTGCTACTGTGCTTCCGGTCCTTTTGGTCGCAGGTGAGCAAGATGGTGTGATAACGCCAGATAAGATATTCACTGTAGATCATCCGAATGTAACACAAGTGACAATTGCTGGTGCAGGGCATATGAGTATGTTAGAGACACCTGAAGAGTTAGCGGATATCATCATGTCCTACTTAGAGAAAGTGAAGTCTTAG
- the yyaC gene encoding spore protease YyaC, which yields MGEREKMNEQQLAVFFEHIYEQHSLHTITFLCIGTDRSTGDALGPLVGSQLVDYGVPNVVGTLALPCDAYNLKARFEEIPSDHIVIAIDACLGQAGSVGSYLVSQQPLIPAESVGISLPPVGHYSVAAVVNIKGPKPYSTLQMTSLYHVMKMAEQISLSIAKGFKLIKYID from the coding sequence ATGGGTGAGCGTGAAAAGATGAACGAGCAGCAATTAGCTGTATTTTTTGAACATATTTATGAGCAACATTCGTTACATACAATTACTTTTCTATGTATCGGTACAGATCGATCTACAGGGGATGCCCTCGGTCCACTTGTGGGCAGTCAATTGGTAGACTATGGAGTTCCAAATGTTGTGGGTACACTAGCTTTACCCTGTGATGCTTATAATCTGAAGGCACGTTTCGAGGAAATCCCCTCGGACCATATTGTGATTGCCATTGACGCTTGTCTGGGGCAAGCTGGGAGTGTAGGATCTTATCTTGTCTCACAACAGCCCCTTATTCCAGCAGAATCTGTGGGTATCTCATTGCCCCCTGTAGGACACTATAGTGTAGCTGCAGTAGTAAATATAAAGGGTCCTAAGCCATACTCGACATTGCAGATGACGTCTCTTTATCATGTTATGAAGATGGCAGAACAGATATCCTTATCGATTGCCAAGGGTTTTAAACTTATTAAATATATAGATTGA
- a CDS encoding DUF1128 domain-containing protein, which translates to MDLSHKTPENIEFMIEEIKTKLRMASGAAMQASAFSVDQYEDIQDIYNLVRTNNNLSISEVEALVSELGRLRRQA; encoded by the coding sequence ATGGATTTAAGTCATAAGACTCCAGAGAATATTGAGTTCATGATTGAAGAAATTAAGACAAAGTTACGAATGGCTAGTGGAGCAGCAATGCAAGCAAGTGCATTTTCTGTAGACCAATATGAGGATATTCAAGATATTTATAACCTAGTAAGAACCAATAACAATTTGAGTATTTCAGAAGTTGAAGCACTTGTATCTGAACTCGGTCGATTACGCCGCCAAGCATAA
- a CDS encoding pirin family protein encodes MIKVVTSAERHTSERGWIHSEFSFSFADYDDPSNAHFGCLLAHNDNQLNATEGFKKHPHHDLEIVSYVISGTLLHEDDLGNKYLLDAGTVQVMSAGTGVNHSESNPSMTEPVRFLQMWFLPTSSNLQSTWEHQRFPTEMRRNQLQPVVVGHGTTSSGSQTPLHIHQDVSIYLPYLETGKEIIFPQKEERRTHLFLISGHLEISCDDGTFHLEPGDAARIHHSCDLRIKGSSCEGISEFILIDLP; translated from the coding sequence ATGATTAAAGTCGTAACATCAGCAGAGCGTCACACTTCGGAGCGAGGATGGATTCATAGTGAATTTAGTTTTTCCTTTGCAGATTACGATGATCCAAGCAATGCACATTTCGGATGTTTGCTGGCACATAATGACAATCAACTGAATGCAACAGAAGGCTTCAAGAAGCATCCGCATCATGACTTGGAAATTGTAAGTTATGTTATCTCGGGGACATTGCTACATGAAGATGACTTGGGAAATAAGTATTTATTAGATGCGGGTACTGTACAGGTTATGAGTGCCGGGACAGGTGTGAATCATTCCGAGAGTAACCCGTCGATGACAGAGCCTGTACGATTTTTGCAAATGTGGTTTCTACCTACAAGTTCTAACCTACAATCGACATGGGAGCATCAAAGATTCCCGACAGAAATGAGAAGGAATCAACTTCAACCGGTTGTAGTGGGGCATGGTACTACATCAAGTGGAAGTCAAACACCCCTGCACATCCATCAAGATGTATCCATTTACTTACCCTATCTTGAGACAGGTAAAGAAATCATCTTTCCACAGAAGGAAGAGCGAAGAACCCACTTATTCCTTATCTCAGGTCACTTGGAAATCAGTTGTGATGATGGTACATTTCATTTAGAGCCTGGAGATGCAGCTCGAATTCATCATTCGTGTGATCTTCGTATCAAAGGTAGTAGTTGTGAAGGAATATCAGAATTTATTCTTATAGACCTACCCTAG